The Listeria welshimeri serovar 6b str. SLCC5334 genome has a window encoding:
- a CDS encoding DUF2974 domain-containing protein, translated as MHNNYTDKQRLDIAKQQYNSYNEADPVKIGESKKSIGIVSKINNKSTGEQSYIITDKYTPPTASISARNQVKELTILYKGSTAPSKANIMDTKHPEFKDVRNDWLDNDIPTAIQITNGGGPTVTFQLKSSAETLKQAMRLYPNAQVYVYGHSLGSMNAQYAIADLDKKDINRISGGFFYQGPNIYSNLTPKQQDTVKAINALDRLFNFVDRKDYVPIGYGIGDPTIGHLIEIESTKAGMVEQHMWGGYQFNKDGSILTDKEGSLRLAKYATAQQLAAIDIMRTSFSKSGGSLTSSEEIFLDAAEGLAITQGMKQTIQGEIKDLKEMFDKAIENAEDLWRDTLSDARDIGSKLSESEILTALAYGSATESKIVIETVQDCEKSLVEATKIEQEYDKLLEQINEAIKSQVKTDQELAKQIGSMYG; from the coding sequence ATGCATAATAACTATACTGATAAACAAAGGTTAGATATAGCTAAGCAGCAATATAATTCCTATAATGAGGCAGATCCAGTGAAAATTGGAGAAAGTAAGAAGTCAATAGGAATCGTATCTAAAATCAACAACAAATCAACCGGAGAACAATCCTACATCATCACAGATAAATACACACCACCCACAGCTTCCATCAGTGCAAGAAACCAAGTGAAAGAACTAACAATTCTTTACAAAGGTTCAACAGCTCCTTCTAAGGCCAATATCATGGACACGAAGCATCCTGAATTTAAAGATGTAAGGAATGACTGGCTGGATAACGATATTCCAACCGCAATCCAAATTACAAATGGCGGAGGTCCCACAGTAACGTTTCAATTAAAGTCCTCCGCAGAAACTTTAAAGCAAGCAATGAGACTCTACCCAAATGCTCAAGTTTATGTTTATGGTCATTCCCTAGGATCCATGAATGCTCAATATGCTATTGCAGATTTAGATAAAAAAGATATTAATCGCATTAGTGGTGGTTTCTTCTACCAAGGGCCCAATATCTACTCAAATCTAACACCAAAACAACAAGACACCGTAAAAGCAATAAACGCTTTAGACAGACTATTTAATTTCGTTGATAGGAAGGATTATGTGCCAATCGGTTATGGTATCGGAGACCCAACAATTGGTCATTTAATAGAGATTGAATCTACAAAAGCTGGTATGGTTGAGCAGCATATGTGGGGTGGTTATCAATTCAACAAAGACGGAAGCATTCTAACAGATAAAGAAGGAAGCTTGCGGCTAGCCAAATATGCAACAGCTCAACAATTAGCAGCAATTGACATCATGCGAACCAGTTTCTCAAAAAGTGGTGGTTCTTTGACTTCATCGGAAGAAATATTCTTAGATGCAGCAGAAGGACTAGCAATTACACAGGGGATGAAACAAACAATCCAAGGTGAAATAAAAGACTTAAAAGAAATGTTTGATAAAGCGATTGAGAATGCCGAAGACTTGTGGCGGGATACACTTTCAGATGCAAGGGACATTGGTTCGAAGCTGTCTGAATCAGAAATACTCACGGCACTTGCATATGGCAGCGCAACAGAATCGAAAATTGTGATAGAGACAGTGCAAGACTGCGAAAAATCCTTAGTCGAAGCAACCAAAATAGAACAAGAATATGATAAATTATTAGAACAAATCAACGAAGCCATAAAAAGCCAAGTGAAAACCGACCAAGAATTAGCCAAACAGATAGGGAGCATGTATGGATAA
- a CDS encoding DUF1310 family protein, which yields MKKRWIIVLGITVITFLGLGVKFYMDEKKINEEMMNVVFSDEAKRVFENGLKNLDAKALTGKGVINSYEIDKKSIKQNPMGGIDVTLYVNENPELYVFFTLNNTDDKKMIDDGGGNSAKLEMLLEGK from the coding sequence TTGAAAAAGAGGTGGATAATAGTACTAGGAATTACAGTAATAACCTTTTTGGGTTTAGGGGTGAAATTCTATATGGATGAGAAGAAAATAAATGAAGAAATGATGAATGTAGTATTTAGTGATGAAGCGAAACGAGTTTTTGAAAATGGACTGAAAAATTTGGATGCTAAAGCATTAACTGGGAAGGGTGTAATTAACTCATATGAAATAGACAAGAAAAGTATTAAACAAAACCCTATGGGAGGAATAGACGTTACTCTATATGTTAATGAAAATCCAGAGTTATATGTTTTTTTTACATTGAATAATACTGATGATAAAAAAATGATTGATGATGGTGGTGGGAATTCTGCGAAATTAGAGATGCTACTGGAGGGGAAATGA
- a CDS encoding DUF1310 family protein, producing MKKRWIILGITVLTILGLGIKFYMDEEKLNEEMRKVVYSEETKQVFEKRLTNLDAKAFTKAGIIQSYEINKESIERSPMGGINVTLIINKDLEWYITYTLGKYNGKLDGGGASISKELTKKLNLKGS from the coding sequence TTGAAAAAGAGATGGATAATACTAGGAATTACAGTATTGACTATTTTGGGCTTAGGGATAAAATTCTATATGGATGAAGAAAAATTAAACGAAGAAATGAGGAAGGTTGTTTATAGTGAAGAAACGAAACAAGTTTTTGAAAAGAGGCTGACAAACTTGGATGCAAAAGCATTCACGAAAGCAGGTATAATTCAATCATATGAAATTAACAAAGAAAGTATAGAGAGAAGTCCAATGGGTGGAATCAATGTAACTTTAATTATAAATAAGGATTTAGAGTGGTATATTACCTATACTTTGGGAAAATATAATGGCAAATTAGATGGTGGGGGTGCTAGTATCTCTAAGGAACTTACAAAGAAATTAAATCTTAAGGGGAGTTAA
- the mnmG gene encoding tRNA uridine-5-carboxymethylaminomethyl(34) synthesis enzyme MnmG: MQTYDAGTFDVIVVGAGHAGVEAGLASGRMGAKTLMLTINLDMVAFMPCNPSVGGPAKGVVVREIDALGGEMGRNTDKTYIQMRMLNTGKGPAVRALRAQADKWDYQHEMKHTIEKEENITLRQGLVDHLVIEDGVCKGVITNSGAIYYAKTVVITTGTFSRGEIIVGELRYSSGPNNQQPSVKLSEHLEELGFELRRFKTGTPPRVKSSTIDYSKTEEQPGDDHPRAFSFDTVDMMLDQLPCWLTYTNETTHEIIQANLHRSPMFTATKKGTGARYCPSIEDKIVRFSDKPRHQIFLEPEGKNTEEVYVQGLSTSLPEEVQREMLRTIPGLENVEMMRVGYAIEYDAVMPDQLWPSLETKLVEGLFTAGQINGTSGYEEAAGQGLMAGINAARKVFDKEPIILGRDQAYIGVLIDDLVTKGTEEPYRLLTSRAEYRLLLRHDNADLRLTEIGHEIGLISDERYERFLAKQSAIEAEKERLQKTRIKPTAEVQAMLKEIGSGELKDGILAADLLRRPEITYDKIAQIVSRETFITDEIAEQVEIQVKYEGYIQKSNLQVEKMKRMEDKKIPENIDYDAISGLATEALEKLKKIEPLSIAQASRISGVNPADISILLVYIEQGKIAKISK, encoded by the coding sequence ATGCAAACCTATGATGCAGGAACTTTTGACGTCATCGTTGTTGGTGCAGGCCATGCGGGTGTAGAAGCAGGGCTTGCCAGTGGCCGGATGGGCGCCAAAACGCTGATGTTAACGATAAATTTAGATATGGTCGCTTTTATGCCATGTAATCCTTCTGTTGGAGGACCAGCAAAAGGCGTAGTTGTGCGAGAAATCGACGCACTCGGCGGGGAAATGGGTCGCAACACGGATAAAACGTACATTCAAATGCGGATGTTAAATACAGGTAAAGGCCCCGCTGTTCGCGCATTGCGTGCTCAAGCTGATAAATGGGATTATCAACATGAAATGAAACATACGATTGAAAAAGAAGAAAATATCACTTTACGCCAAGGACTTGTTGACCATTTAGTTATTGAAGATGGCGTGTGTAAAGGTGTTATTACTAATAGTGGTGCAATTTATTATGCGAAAACAGTCGTTATTACTACAGGGACTTTCTCGCGCGGCGAAATCATTGTCGGCGAACTGCGCTATTCAAGTGGTCCAAATAACCAACAGCCTTCTGTTAAACTATCTGAGCACTTGGAAGAACTAGGTTTTGAACTACGCCGTTTTAAAACTGGAACACCACCACGAGTGAAATCAAGTACAATCGACTATTCAAAAACAGAAGAACAACCAGGAGACGATCATCCGCGGGCATTTAGCTTTGATACGGTAGATATGATGCTCGATCAACTACCGTGTTGGTTAACCTATACAAACGAAACAACCCACGAAATAATCCAAGCGAATTTGCACCGTTCACCAATGTTTACAGCAACCAAAAAAGGAACTGGCGCAAGATATTGTCCGTCAATTGAAGATAAAATTGTTCGTTTCAGCGACAAACCAAGGCATCAAATCTTCCTTGAACCAGAGGGCAAGAATACCGAAGAAGTTTATGTCCAAGGCCTTTCCACTAGTTTGCCAGAAGAAGTGCAACGCGAAATGTTAAGAACTATTCCAGGACTTGAAAATGTTGAAATGATGCGGGTTGGCTATGCTATCGAATATGACGCAGTGATGCCCGATCAATTATGGCCGTCACTTGAAACTAAATTAGTCGAAGGTCTTTTCACAGCCGGCCAAATTAATGGTACAAGTGGTTACGAAGAAGCAGCTGGCCAAGGTCTAATGGCAGGAATTAATGCCGCACGAAAAGTTTTTGATAAAGAGCCAATTATTCTCGGTCGTGATCAAGCTTATATTGGTGTTTTGATTGACGATTTAGTAACAAAAGGAACAGAAGAACCTTATCGCTTGCTAACATCTCGTGCTGAATACCGTTTATTACTACGTCATGATAATGCAGATTTGCGTTTAACTGAAATCGGTCACGAGATTGGACTAATTAGCGACGAACGTTATGAACGCTTTTTAGCTAAACAAAGTGCAATTGAAGCTGAAAAAGAACGACTGCAAAAAACACGTATTAAACCAACTGCTGAAGTTCAAGCCATGCTAAAAGAAATCGGTTCAGGTGAGCTGAAAGACGGAATTCTAGCAGCAGATCTACTTCGCCGTCCAGAAATAACCTACGATAAAATCGCCCAAATTGTTTCACGTGAAACATTTATAACCGATGAAATCGCTGAACAAGTAGAAATCCAAGTAAAATATGAAGGCTATATTCAAAAATCTAACCTTCAAGTAGAAAAAATGAAACGTATGGAAGACAAAAAAATCCCAGAAAACATCGATTATGATGCTATTAGCGGACTCGCAACCGAAGCATTAGAAAAATTAAAGAAAATCGAACCACTTTCTATCGCCCAAGCTAGCCGTATTAGCGGGGTAAACCCAGCAGATATATCTATATTACTTGTTTATATTGAACAAGGTAAAATCGCGAAGATAAGTAAATAA
- the mnmE gene encoding tRNA uridine-5-carboxymethylaminomethyl(34) synthesis GTPase MnmE, whose translation MEFDTIAAISTPPGEGAIAIIRLSGPEAIQIADRIFYAKKNLSEAESHTIHYGHIKEDGEVIEEVMVTVMRAPRTFTREDVVEINAHGGIVSVNRVLQLLLRNGANLAEPGEFTKRAFLNGRIDLSQAEAVMDLIRAKTDRAMGVAIRQMDGNLSRLIRNLRQEILDALAQVEVNIDYPEYDDVEEMTQRMLLEKTELVRASVEQLLQTASQGKILREGLATAIIGRPNVGKSSLLNQLIQEEKAIVTDIAGTTRDIIEEYVNVRGVPLRLIDTAGIRETEDIVEKIGVERSRKALADADFILLVLNQNEELTVEDEALFEAAAGHNYVVVLNKTDLETKLDINKVRELAGENPIVSTSLVNDEGLEALEEAIKTLFFAGDIDAGDATYVSNVRHIALLHQALEALNAVTTGIQLGMPVDIVQIDMTRAWDLLGEITGDSVQDELLDQLFNQFCLGK comes from the coding sequence ATGGAATTTGATACTATTGCTGCAATCTCAACACCGCCGGGAGAAGGGGCCATTGCTATTATTAGATTAAGCGGTCCAGAGGCGATTCAGATAGCGGATCGTATTTTTTATGCCAAAAAGAACTTAAGTGAAGCGGAAAGTCACACTATTCACTATGGTCATATAAAAGAAGACGGCGAAGTAATTGAGGAAGTAATGGTCACTGTTATGCGTGCTCCGCGTACTTTTACAAGAGAAGATGTTGTAGAAATAAACGCTCATGGTGGTATCGTATCAGTGAATCGCGTGTTGCAACTATTACTTCGAAATGGCGCCAATTTAGCTGAACCAGGTGAATTCACAAAGCGGGCATTTTTAAATGGAAGAATTGATTTATCGCAAGCAGAGGCTGTGATGGATTTAATTCGCGCCAAGACAGACCGGGCGATGGGCGTTGCAATTAGACAAATGGACGGGAATCTTTCACGATTGATTCGCAATTTGCGCCAAGAAATATTGGATGCACTAGCGCAAGTCGAAGTGAATATTGACTATCCAGAATACGACGACGTGGAGGAAATGACCCAGCGAATGTTACTAGAAAAAACGGAGCTAGTTCGAGCTTCCGTTGAGCAGCTTTTACAAACAGCAAGCCAAGGGAAAATTCTTCGTGAAGGTCTTGCAACAGCTATTATCGGGCGACCAAATGTTGGGAAATCGTCCTTACTTAACCAACTAATTCAAGAAGAAAAAGCAATCGTCACAGATATTGCTGGGACAACGCGAGATATTATAGAAGAATATGTCAATGTCCGCGGCGTACCACTGCGTCTAATCGATACAGCTGGAATTCGCGAAACAGAAGATATTGTGGAAAAAATTGGTGTAGAACGTTCAAGAAAAGCCTTGGCGGATGCTGATTTTATTCTTTTAGTATTAAATCAAAACGAAGAGTTGACAGTAGAAGATGAAGCGTTATTTGAAGCAGCTGCGGGTCATAATTATGTGGTCGTTTTAAATAAAACAGATTTGGAAACAAAACTTGATATAAATAAAGTGCGTGAACTTGCGGGGGAAAACCCGATTGTTTCCACTTCTCTAGTAAATGATGAAGGTTTAGAGGCTTTAGAAGAAGCAATTAAAACATTGTTTTTTGCCGGTGATATTGATGCTGGGGATGCAACTTATGTATCGAACGTCCGACATATTGCACTTCTTCATCAAGCCTTAGAAGCATTAAACGCAGTTACAACTGGAATTCAGCTGGGTATGCCAGTGGATATTGTCCAGATTGATATGACTCGTGCATGGGATTTACTAGGTGAAATTACTGGTGATTCTGTTCAGGACGAATTGCTCGATCAGTTGTTTAATCAATTTTGCCTTGGAAAATGA
- a CDS encoding D-alanyl-D-alanine carboxypeptidase PBPD2: MKLRKLTWLLLIGTLLLSACSDNQTNLNVSADAAAVYSMNDKKAISEKNSDKVMPIASITKLMTTFLVLEAVKKGELSWDEKLDLIRLDDPSAVSLYAITKKRTWSVRDLYSAMLVMSANDAAETLGNRLDGADFPKKMNKEAKKLGLSNKTEFVSASGLDVDGERSVSTTKDLYKLSSELISTYPEVLDTTSKSSIITEKGAKIESTNDLIGTIPGLDGLKTGFTDEAGYCFIGTAKQNGKRVISIVLNSDTAENRFKDTEKLIKLGFKGEE; encoded by the coding sequence ATGAAATTACGCAAACTAACTTGGTTGCTACTAATAGGAACATTGCTACTCTCCGCTTGCTCTGACAATCAAACAAATTTAAACGTATCAGCAGACGCAGCAGCAGTCTATTCAATGAATGATAAAAAAGCTATATCTGAAAAAAATTCGGATAAAGTAATGCCAATAGCAAGTATCACAAAATTAATGACAACTTTCTTAGTACTAGAGGCTGTGAAAAAAGGCGAATTATCTTGGGATGAAAAACTTGATTTAATTCGACTAGATGATCCTTCAGCTGTTTCACTTTATGCAATTACAAAGAAAAGGACATGGTCTGTAAGAGATTTATATAGTGCAATGCTTGTTATGTCTGCCAACGATGCTGCTGAAACACTTGGTAATCGGTTAGATGGAGCTGACTTCCCTAAAAAAATGAATAAAGAAGCGAAAAAACTCGGCTTATCTAACAAAACAGAATTTGTAAGCGCCAGTGGACTTGATGTTGATGGAGAAAGGTCGGTTTCTACTACAAAGGACTTATACAAGTTATCTTCTGAATTAATTTCCACTTATCCTGAAGTGCTAGACACAACTTCCAAATCAAGTATTATAACGGAAAAAGGTGCTAAAATTGAATCTACCAATGATTTAATAGGTACCATCCCTGGTTTAGACGGCTTAAAAACTGGATTTACAGATGAGGCCGGCTACTGCTTTATTGGTACAGCAAAACAAAATGGAAAACGTGTAATTTCCATAGTCTTAAATTCAGATACCGCCGAAAACCGATTTAAGGATACAGAGAAATTGATAAAACTTGGGTTTAAAGGCGAGGAATAA
- a CDS encoding SMUG2 DNA glycosylase family protein codes for MTEKTTFAKQILHFNETLSQYPLSLPTGYSLINPFEGDQKTLVRKITANFYQKYYNDKKPRRIILGSSPARRGSAVTGVPFEDAKHLQSETGIFIDKFYINQSSSGFLYDVMEAYGGCEPFYTDFYMNFVCPLGIVRTNAKGNEVNCNYYENKKLQAALTSFILKSLHSQLDFGIDRSVCYCIGSGENYDFLSKINKEYQLFETIIPLEHPRFITQYNSKNKDMYLEKYLRALRRE; via the coding sequence ATGACGGAAAAAACAACTTTTGCTAAACAGATATTACATTTTAACGAAACACTTTCACAGTATCCGCTTAGTCTTCCAACGGGATATAGCTTAATTAATCCGTTTGAAGGTGATCAAAAAACATTAGTAAGAAAAATAACGGCAAATTTCTATCAAAAATACTATAATGATAAAAAACCGCGCAGAATAATCCTAGGGAGCTCACCAGCTCGGCGAGGATCAGCTGTGACAGGAGTTCCTTTTGAAGATGCCAAACACCTTCAAAGTGAAACGGGTATTTTTATTGATAAATTTTATATAAATCAATCTTCATCAGGTTTTTTGTATGATGTAATGGAAGCATATGGAGGTTGTGAACCATTTTATACTGATTTTTATATGAATTTTGTTTGTCCGCTTGGTATTGTTAGAACCAACGCTAAAGGAAATGAAGTCAATTGTAATTATTATGAAAACAAAAAATTACAAGCAGCATTAACCTCTTTTATTTTAAAATCATTACATAGCCAATTAGATTTTGGAATAGATAGATCAGTATGTTACTGCATTGGAAGCGGAGAAAATTATGATTTTTTATCCAAAATAAATAAAGAGTATCAGCTTTTTGAAACAATTATACCTTTAGAACACCCACGTTTTATTACCCAATATAATTCGAAAAATAAAGATATGTATTTGGAAAAATATCTTCGGGCTTTGCGACGTGAATGA
- a CDS encoding TetR/AcrR family transcriptional regulator, which yields MARLSQEIILDMAEKIIYEKGMEKTTLYDIAGNLNVTHAALYKHYRNKEDLFQKLALRWLEETSREIFAWTKKADKSPNDDLHDWLWLLAETKKKLFDNDRKMFLLYTDYIEQNSELVTNHLEHLAQKAEEISGRANQGAAIITAFVYFHNPYFAHRWSRAGHAELFEEVWSLFK from the coding sequence ATGGCTAGATTATCACAAGAAATTATTCTAGATATGGCAGAAAAAATCATTTATGAAAAAGGTATGGAGAAAACAACCCTTTATGATATTGCAGGAAACTTAAATGTCACGCATGCAGCGCTATATAAACATTATCGAAACAAGGAAGATTTATTTCAGAAATTGGCGCTACGTTGGTTAGAGGAAACGTCACGTGAAATTTTCGCTTGGACAAAAAAAGCGGATAAATCACCTAATGACGACCTTCACGATTGGTTGTGGCTTTTGGCAGAAACGAAGAAAAAGCTATTTGATAATGACCGAAAAATGTTCTTGCTGTATACAGATTATATTGAACAAAACAGCGAGCTTGTAACGAATCATTTAGAACATTTAGCGCAAAAAGCTGAAGAAATTAGTGGGCGAGCAAACCAAGGAGCGGCAATTATTACCGCATTTGTTTATTTTCATAATCCTTATTTTGCTCATCGTTGGAGTCGCGCAGGTCATGCAGAATTGTTTGAAGAAGTGTGGTCACTTTTTAAATGA
- a CDS encoding 3-oxoacyl-ACP reductase family protein, with protein sequence MTNKRVAFILGGSGGIGKAVVEKLIEQDYAVAVHYAGNKTKADTLVETLVASGGKAISVGGDVADENQMISAFDVIEAHFGGVDVVINTAGIMKLSLITSLDMEDFDLIQRTNVRGTFVVSKHAALRVRKGGAIINFSTSVTRTNFPAYGAYVASKAAVESLTLILARELRGKDITVNTVAPGPTATPLFLSGKDDKTIESLANAVPLERLGQPSDIAETVAFLAGPARWVNGQIIFTNGGLA encoded by the coding sequence ATGACAAATAAGCGTGTTGCATTTATTTTAGGGGGATCTGGTGGCATTGGTAAAGCAGTTGTCGAGAAATTAATTGAACAAGATTATGCGGTTGCTGTTCATTATGCAGGAAATAAAACAAAAGCAGATACACTTGTTGAAACTCTAGTAGCCTCTGGTGGCAAAGCGATTAGTGTTGGTGGTGATGTCGCAGATGAAAATCAAATGATTAGCGCGTTTGACGTTATTGAGGCTCATTTTGGTGGGGTTGATGTCGTTATTAATACTGCTGGTATTATGAAACTAAGTCTCATTACTAGTTTGGATATGGAAGATTTTGACCTTATTCAAAGAACTAATGTCCGCGGAACTTTTGTTGTTTCCAAACATGCTGCCCTTAGAGTTCGAAAAGGAGGTGCGATTATCAATTTTTCCACATCAGTAACCCGAACTAATTTTCCTGCATACGGGGCTTATGTTGCTAGTAAAGCCGCGGTTGAATCGCTCACATTAATTTTGGCGCGCGAACTTCGCGGAAAAGATATTACCGTTAACACAGTCGCACCTGGTCCAACTGCTACACCTTTATTTTTATCTGGCAAAGATGATAAAACAATTGAAAGTTTAGCAAATGCAGTGCCGCTTGAACGTCTAGGACAACCTAGTGATATAGCAGAAACCGTTGCTTTTTTAGCGGGACCAGCACGCTGGGTTAACGGACAAATAATTTTTACCAACGGAGGATTAGCTTAA
- a CDS encoding DUF1015 domain-containing protein: MVNIRPFKAIRPIKNLAKKVASLPYDVLNSEEARELGEVNKYSFLHIDKAEIDLDPKISPYDPAVYQKAADNLEQFELDGWLGREANPAFYIYQLTMNGRPQTGLVVCTSIDDYTNGKIKKHELTREEKELDRIRHVDACDANTSPIFLTYRGKEAINTLVESWVNENEPEYDFESFHGVQHKVWAITDTYILEDLSAAFSEVKALYIADGHHRTESAVKVGLKRREEFPDAGPEAEFNFFLSVVFPEEQLEILDYNRVVNVPIEADFLSKVATSFDVEKVGKEAFKPEKQKQVGMYLDGNWYKLTAKSEVIPNDVIGQLDVSVLQSQILTPIFGIKDIRRDNRIDFVGGIRGLEELERLVDNGSHSVAFAMYPPTMDDLLSVADAAEIMPPKSTWFEPKLLSGLFVHDLESK, translated from the coding sequence ATGGTAAATATACGTCCATTTAAAGCGATTCGTCCCATTAAAAATTTAGCGAAAAAAGTGGCTTCATTGCCATATGATGTACTTAATTCAGAAGAGGCGCGCGAACTTGGTGAAGTCAATAAGTATTCTTTTTTACATATCGATAAGGCGGAAATTGATTTGGATCCGAAAATTTCTCCTTATGACCCAGCTGTTTATCAAAAAGCGGCTGATAATTTAGAGCAATTTGAGCTGGATGGTTGGCTTGGAAGAGAAGCGAATCCAGCATTTTATATTTATCAATTGACGATGAATGGCCGTCCGCAAACGGGGCTGGTTGTATGTACGTCGATTGATGATTATACGAATGGGAAAATTAAAAAGCATGAGCTAACACGAGAAGAGAAAGAGTTAGACCGGATTCGTCATGTAGATGCTTGCGATGCTAATACAAGTCCGATTTTCTTAACTTATCGCGGAAAAGAAGCAATTAACACACTTGTAGAGTCTTGGGTAAATGAAAATGAGCCTGAATATGACTTTGAGAGCTTCCATGGGGTTCAACATAAAGTTTGGGCAATTACAGACACATATATTTTGGAAGACTTGTCAGCGGCATTCTCGGAGGTCAAAGCGTTATATATAGCAGACGGGCACCATCGAACAGAATCTGCTGTAAAAGTTGGCTTAAAACGCCGTGAAGAATTTCCTGATGCAGGTCCAGAAGCAGAATTTAATTTCTTTTTATCGGTTGTTTTTCCTGAAGAGCAACTAGAAATCCTTGATTATAATCGTGTAGTGAATGTGCCAATTGAAGCTGATTTTCTAAGTAAAGTGGCAACAAGTTTTGATGTGGAAAAGGTTGGCAAAGAAGCATTTAAACCAGAGAAGCAAAAGCAAGTTGGGATGTACTTAGACGGAAATTGGTATAAACTGACAGCGAAAAGTGAAGTGATTCCAAATGATGTGATCGGACAGCTGGATGTTTCCGTTTTACAATCGCAAATTTTAACGCCAATTTTTGGGATTAAAGATATTCGTCGCGACAATCGCATTGATTTTGTAGGTGGAATACGTGGTTTAGAGGAGCTTGAGCGTCTGGTTGATAACGGCAGTCACTCGGTCGCGTTTGCAATGTACCCGCCAACAATGGACGATTTACTGAGCGTTGCGGATGCTGCGGAAATCATGCCACCAAAATCGACTTGGTTTGAACCAAAATTATTAAGCGGTTTGTTCGTTCATGATTTAGAAAGTAAATAA
- a CDS encoding phosphoglycerate dehydrogenase, with protein sequence MFNIQTFNAIAKEGLKTFDLEKYVIDANQPADGILLRSYNLHDFDFPETVKAVARAGAGVNNIPVENCSEKGIVVFNTPGANANAVKELVLASLFVSARPILEGTEWVKELPAEDDVEQKVEAGKKAFAGTELAGKKLGIIGLGAIGALVANDALSLGMDVVGYDPFVSVDTAWRISKEVERAMTIEEVLATCDYLTVHVPLTDKTRGMFNTETLQLLKDNAVLLNFSRGELVDATSMKEALDDGLLRLYITDFATKELLNHKKVHVFPHLGASTEEAETNCAKMAAKEIQSYLETGSIKNAVNYPNVEMPYNGHPRIGICHKNIPNMVGQITTELGKYSLNILDMTNRSKNEYAYTLIDIDKETQANLEQLKHDLLAVQGVLRVRVIEPLGVTV encoded by the coding sequence GTGTTTAATATCCAAACGTTTAATGCTATCGCTAAAGAAGGCTTAAAGACATTTGATCTTGAAAAATATGTGATTGATGCGAACCAGCCAGCAGACGGGATTTTACTACGGAGTTATAACTTACACGATTTTGACTTTCCAGAAACAGTGAAAGCAGTTGCTAGAGCTGGCGCAGGAGTTAATAATATCCCAGTAGAAAATTGTTCTGAAAAAGGTATTGTTGTGTTCAACACGCCTGGTGCGAATGCTAATGCTGTAAAGGAACTGGTTCTTGCTAGTTTATTCGTTTCGGCGCGTCCAATTTTGGAAGGTACGGAATGGGTGAAAGAACTACCGGCCGAAGATGATGTAGAACAAAAAGTCGAAGCAGGTAAGAAAGCATTTGCTGGAACAGAACTTGCGGGCAAAAAACTTGGGATTATTGGTTTAGGTGCGATTGGTGCCTTAGTGGCAAATGATGCTTTATCGCTTGGCATGGATGTGGTTGGTTACGATCCATTTGTTTCCGTAGACACTGCTTGGAGAATTTCTAAAGAAGTGGAACGCGCAATGACGATAGAAGAAGTTTTAGCAACATGTGATTATTTGACGGTCCATGTACCTTTAACAGATAAAACACGCGGCATGTTCAATACAGAAACGCTTCAATTATTGAAAGATAATGCAGTCTTACTGAATTTTTCACGTGGAGAACTAGTAGATGCTACTTCGATGAAAGAAGCTTTAGATGATGGACTTTTACGATTATATATTACAGATTTTGCGACTAAAGAATTACTAAATCATAAAAAAGTGCATGTATTTCCTCATTTAGGCGCATCAACGGAAGAAGCCGAAACAAACTGTGCCAAAATGGCTGCAAAAGAAATACAATCTTATCTTGAAACAGGTAGTATCAAAAATGCGGTTAATTATCCGAACGTTGAAATGCCATATAATGGTCATCCACGAATTGGTATTTGCCATAAAAACATTCCTAATATGGTTGGACAAATTACGACAGAACTCGGTAAATATTCCTTAAATATATTAGACATGACAAACCGTAGTAAAAATGAATATGCCTACACTTTAATTGATATTGATAAGGAAACGCAAGCTAATTTGGAACAACTAAAACATGATTTGTTAGCTGTTCAAGGAGTACTGCGTGTTCGAGTTATTGAGCCCTTAGGTGTGACAGTTTAA